From a single Streptomyces sp. NBC_00377 genomic region:
- a CDS encoding alpha/beta hydrolase: MTTRPRIPRRLGRLTAVGVALTALMAAVSGTATQATASPKTAGKPTVPSLAWTDCQDGFECANADVPLDYRTPHGKTITLAVVRKKAADPTKRKGTLFMQPGGPGNSGVDFVRNNYADLPAALRDSFDVFGYDVRGVGRSSPLTCFDDARYTRAVTEAKGVPGPDAYEPALRQAAEFDQACVDNSGDLLPYIGTAYVARDIDLLREALGEKQLTYYGRSFGSYIGTVYAAMFPKRVRALTLDGAYDPVHYANRPYAYDRPQYLALDGAMSRFLDWCAADQATCGFGDGNPRAAFEKLKADLDANPVPTANGGRANGYTLVYRLMFNINEGKVIWPEFGAALRKAQLRDNTSFLLRPPSPASFDFLGPNVAVECVDRDYPSDLRLLKRNVTANAKAAPLLGPAMAYGPPTYDHQHATACVQWPGEHVSRYDGSYRARGSAPILVLGTTGDPDTPYQDAVALSRRLDNASLLTFQAEGHTAFGRSACATDAVIDYLVDLKVPASGTTCADETQPPSSTPKTAPPGTTLSELRNGVDERVERIGAVG; the protein is encoded by the coding sequence ATGACCACTCGACCACGCATACCGAGACGCCTCGGACGACTCACAGCCGTCGGAGTCGCGCTCACCGCGCTCATGGCCGCCGTGTCGGGGACGGCGACCCAGGCGACGGCCTCACCGAAGACGGCCGGCAAGCCGACCGTGCCCTCGCTCGCCTGGACCGACTGCCAGGACGGCTTCGAGTGCGCGAACGCCGACGTTCCGCTCGACTACCGCACGCCGCACGGCAAGACCATCACCCTCGCGGTGGTCCGCAAGAAGGCCGCGGACCCGACGAAGCGCAAGGGCACGCTCTTCATGCAGCCGGGCGGCCCCGGCAACTCCGGTGTGGACTTCGTGCGGAACAACTACGCGGACCTGCCGGCCGCCCTGCGCGACTCGTTCGACGTCTTCGGCTACGACGTCCGCGGTGTCGGCCGCAGTTCGCCGCTGACCTGCTTCGACGACGCGCGGTACACGCGGGCCGTCACGGAGGCCAAGGGCGTGCCCGGTCCGGACGCCTACGAGCCGGCGCTTCGTCAGGCCGCCGAATTCGACCAGGCCTGCGTGGACAACTCCGGCGACCTCCTGCCCTACATCGGCACCGCATACGTCGCCCGGGACATCGACCTGCTGCGTGAGGCGCTCGGGGAGAAGCAACTCACCTACTACGGAAGGTCGTTCGGGTCCTACATCGGGACCGTCTACGCCGCCATGTTCCCCAAGCGGGTGCGGGCGCTGACCCTCGACGGCGCGTACGACCCGGTGCACTACGCCAACCGCCCGTACGCCTACGACCGGCCTCAGTACCTGGCGCTGGACGGCGCGATGAGCCGCTTCCTGGACTGGTGCGCCGCCGATCAGGCCACCTGCGGGTTCGGCGACGGCAACCCGCGCGCGGCGTTCGAGAAGCTGAAGGCCGACCTGGACGCCAACCCCGTGCCGACCGCGAACGGCGGCCGGGCCAACGGCTACACGCTGGTCTACCGGCTGATGTTCAACATCAACGAGGGCAAGGTCATCTGGCCCGAGTTCGGCGCGGCACTGCGCAAGGCCCAGCTGCGGGACAACACGTCCTTCCTGCTGCGGCCGCCGTCCCCGGCCAGCTTCGACTTCCTGGGCCCGAACGTGGCCGTCGAGTGCGTCGACCGGGACTACCCGAGCGACCTGCGTCTGCTGAAGCGGAACGTCACGGCCAACGCCAAGGCGGCGCCGCTGCTCGGCCCGGCGATGGCGTACGGCCCTCCCACCTACGACCACCAGCACGCCACCGCCTGTGTCCAGTGGCCCGGCGAGCACGTCAGCCGCTACGACGGCTCCTACCGGGCGAGGGGTTCGGCGCCGATCCTCGTCCTCGGCACCACCGGCGACCCGGACACCCCGTACCAGGACGCGGTGGCGCTGTCCCGGCGGCTCGACAACGCCTCGCTGCTCACCTTCCAGGCGGAGGGCCACACGGCGTTCGGCCGCAGCGCCTGCGCGACGGACGCGGTCATCGACTACCTGGTGGACCTCAAGGTCCCGGCCTCGGGCACGACCTGCGCGGACGAGACGCAGCCGCCTTCCTCCACCCCGAAGACGGCACCGCCCGGCACGACGCTCAGCGAACTCCGTAACGGCGTGGACGAGCGTGTCGAGCGCATCGGCGCCGTGGGCTGA